A portion of the Musa acuminata AAA Group cultivar baxijiao chromosome BXJ1-1, Cavendish_Baxijiao_AAA, whole genome shotgun sequence genome contains these proteins:
- the LOC135679357 gene encoding F-box protein SKIP23-like, with protein MADEVPRRAMWAGLRSQLIKLTSQFLTSVDDYLRFRAVCKSWRSAVPHRPDHLPTQLPFLLLVSTSEPRIGPAFRLTAASAGNVRPLPNTAKMSCIGTSFGWLILICMKDRLINLFNPVTAEDIRLPYLAGLSLTDEVSAAGRPLIVIEKAVLSSDPTLDRDFVAVLFTRAVNIRWFTWRHGDESWTGDAHPQVQLTLRMRDVVPYGNRTLCAIYGDNDYWAVLQVDPGPPGRATITAWYPMPSCVPRTYHPTYLVVSAGELLLAACHYNNNGTANWKITLRFRVFRLEPGGISRPAVAVEVEDIHDRILFLSPSSSVSVSAEDFLGFHGNAIYFAAKDQREEIQNRRVCFVCVLSLESGETTRVVDSNMPDQRRLRWRTQLLDVPRWVPPNLRSYNR; from the coding sequence ATGGCCGACGAAGTCCCAAGAAGAGCGATGTGGGCCGGGCTTCGCTCGCAGCTCATCAAGCTCACGTCCCAATTCTTGACGAGCGTCGACGACTATCTCCGATTCCGCGCCGTCTGCAAGTCCTGGCGCTCCGCCGTCCCCCACCGGCCCGATCACCTCCCCACTCAGCTCcctttcctcctcctcgtctccacCTCCGAACCAAGAATCGGACCCGCCTTCCGCCtcaccgccgcctccgccggTAATGTTCGCCCGCTACCTAACACAGCCAAAATGTCCTGCATTGGCACCTCCTTCGGCTGGCTTATCCTCATCTGCATGAAAGACCGTTTGATCAACCTCTTCAACCCCGTTACCGCCGAGGACATTCGGCTTCCCTACCTTGCTGGTCTTTCGTTAACTGATGAGGTGTCGGCTGCTGGTAGGCCCTTGATTGTCATAGAGAAGGCTGTATTATCCTCCGATCCCACGCTCGACCGGGACTTCGTGGCGGTCCTCTTCACACGCGCAGTGAACATTAGATGGTTTACGTGGCGCCATGGTGACGAATCATGGACGGGAGACGCGCATCCTCAGGTGCAACTTACGTTACGGATGCGCGACGTCGTTCCCTACGGCAACCGGACACTGTGCGCGATATACGGCGACAATGACTACTGGGCGGTCCTCCAGGTTGACCCAGGCCCGCCGGGGAGGGCGACGATCACCGCATGGTACCCCATGCCGTCCTGCGTGCCGCGAACTTATCATCCCACCTACTTGGTTGTATCGGCTGGAGAACTGCTGCTGGCTGCGTGCCATTACAACAACAACGGGACTGCAAATTGGAAGATCACCCTCAGATTCCGTGTCTTCAGGCTGGAGCCAGGCGGCATAAGCAGGCCGGCGGTGGCCGTCGAGGTGGAGGATATCCACGACCGTATATTGTTCTTGAGCCCAAGCTCGTCCGTGTCAGTCAGCGCTGAGGACTTCTTAGGGTTCCACGGGAATGCCATCTACTTCGCCGCCAAAGATCAGCGTGAGGAGATTCAAAATAGGCGGGTGTGTTTTGTCTGCGTCCTGAGCTTAGAAAGTGGTGAGACCACCAGGGTTGTTGATTCGAACATGCCTGATCAGAGGAGGCTAAGGTGGCGGACGCAGTTGTTGGACGTCCCCCGATGGGTGCCGCCCAATCTGCGCAGCTACAACCGGTGA